A window from Peromyscus eremicus chromosome 1, PerEre_H2_v1, whole genome shotgun sequence encodes these proteins:
- the LOC131921137 gene encoding histo-blood group ABO system transferase-like — protein MEETPTSVTHLLPKSERSKYHSLLSVTFVFLLALTLAFFAYAFLILGKQKPKYILAKDSITVREVDHLKIVNVSRMWYYQSRLLVPSSENVVMQTPWLAPIVWDGTFQIEILNQQFRLQNVSIGLVVFATGEYVGFLNMFLETAETYFMQGHRVKYYIFTDQPASVPVLKLHKGRQMVILEAQGSAHPLNTYIYRMQVISYFSQRRFAKEVDYLVCAYVNIIFCHSVGVEILSSLFGTLHQQFFGLPRELLAYERQPRSQAYISKDEGDFYYSGAFFGGKVLEVSRLTKFCYQAMTMDQADHIQVLQHDESYLNKYLLYNKPTKVLSPEYMWDKELLNRQSFQEMLPNGEILVRVSKYPWSDATQDFLRDPRQGYHEGNKLDKLLC, from the exons ATGGAGGAGACACCAACATCTGTGACTCATCTGTTGCCAAAATCTGAGAGATCAAAATATCACTCACTTCTTTCTGTGACCTTTGTtttcctgcttgccctcaccctgGCCTTTTTTGCCTATGCTTTCCTGATCCTGGGAAAACAGAAGCCAAAATACATTCTAGCCAAGGACAGCATAACGGTTAGAGAGGTGGACCACCTGAAAATAGTGAATGTGTCCAGGATGTGGTATTATCAGTCAAGACTACTAGTGCCCAGTAGTGAAAACGTAGTCATGCAGACTCCTTGGCTGGCTCCCATTGTGTGGGACGGGACTTTCCAAATTGAAATCCTGAACCAGCAATTCCGGCTCCAGAATGTCTCCATTGGGTTAGTTGTGTTTGCCACTGGAGAGTATGTAGGCTTCCTTAACATGTTCCTGGAGACCGCTGAGACATACTTCATGCAGGGACACAGGGTGAAGTACTACATTTTCACTGATCAGCCAGCTAGTGTGCCAGTCCTGAAGCTCCATAAGGGAAGGCAGATGGTAATTCTGGAAGCCCAGGGCTCTGCCCACCCCCTGAACACATACATCTACAGAATGCAGGTGATCAGCTATTTTTCCCAGAGGCGCTTTGCAAAGGAGGTGGATTACCTGGTCTGTGCGTATGTGAACATAATTTTCTGCCACAGCGTGGGCGTGGAGATCCTGTCTTCCTTGTTCGGCACACTGCATCAACAGTTCTTTGGATTACCAAGGGAATTGTTGGCCTACGAAAGGCAGCCTCGCTCACAGGCCTACATTTCTAAGGACGAGGGAGACTTTTACTACTCCGGGGCCTTCTTTGGGGGAAAGGTCCTAGAGGTTTCCAGGCTCACCAAGTTTTGTTACCAGGCGATGACGATGGACCAAGCCGATCACATCCAGGTCTTACAGCATGATGAAAGCTACTTGAACAAGTATCTCCTTTACAACAAGCCCACCAAGGTCCTCTCTCCTGAGTACATGTGGGATAAGGAACTTCTGAATAGACAGAGTTTTCAAGAAATGTTGCCAAATGGGGAAATACTTGTAAGAGTCAGCAAATATCCCTGGAGTGATGCTACCCAAGACTTCCTGAGAGATCCCAGACAGG GGTACCATGAGGGTAACAAGCTCGATAAACTTCTATGTTGA